A stretch of Allostreptomyces psammosilenae DNA encodes these proteins:
- a CDS encoding AfsR/SARP family transcriptional regulator yields the protein MRFGVLGPLAVWTADGEPVPVPGAKVRALLARLLVDPGRPVSVDRLVDDLWSATALPDHPGNALQGKVSQLRRVLERAGGAGGTGEAGRGERGGRGLVESGPAGYRLRIAADAVDAGRFSALLARARAAADPAARAGLLSEALGMWRGEAFADFADEPFVRAAVTRLEEERLAAWEEQAAARLELGEHAAVAGELAAAVARHPLRERLRAVRMRALYRAGRQTEALDCYEEVRRLLADELGLEPGAELVALHRAILRQDPALDAPAAPPAPPALTASPAPAAPVPITAPAPPVPKPTAPAAPAPAARPRPRGNLPAPVAGLVGRETALAEVRELLRASRLVTLSGPGGVGKTRLALEVARAAAEAFPEGVWLTELAPLEATRRPEAVGAVAEAVMTALDIREDVGADAPGAGPPTPARPPVPPLERLTAALRDRRLLLVLDNCEHLVEAVAELAEALLPRAAGLTVLATSQEPLGLSGERVWPVPPLDLPDASAAGDRAALERSSAARLFLARAALPGLTLDAAGAEAVAALCRRLDGIPLALELAASRVRTLGVHGLLARLDDRFALLAGGFRDAPARQRTLRATIDWSWGLLSPAERVVLRRLAVHAEGCAPEAAEATCAGDGVRPAEVLDLLSRLVDRSLVVLSDRASGPRYRLLESVRDYCLERLREAGELTAVRERHSRHYAVLAERAARLLRGPGQREWLERLDAEGANLRRALDFAVRRASEAEADTGSHGAPCGPRAARRALRMVNALAWYWMLRGRLAEAHRSLSAALDAARIAAEDEAERAAEEEALAMAWQAGIALMRGDAEAGGAERIRAALAAYDGVDDPPGRATALWILGSAQMGAGDVATGERLVDQAMAAFRALGDDWGTAASASIRARHALAHGDLAAVRREGELSARLFARIGDDWGRLQAVFPLASLAEITGDYRRATRLHQDGLAIAERLGLWTEASKRLSGLGRLALLDGDPARAEEYHRRARKLAGEQNFRPGEVNAEIGLALGARRAGRLDEAAARMRDLLDWFREVDYGPGTTLALAELGFLAELRGDAAAARALHLEGFAVARRLGDPRALALALEGLAGAEVAAGRHGGAAVLLGAATAARESVGAPLPAAERGDVDRIGAAARAALGEADFAGNLARGAELTPERAVGVVSAAVPDAPGAVVGPDGW from the coding sequence ATGCGATTCGGGGTGCTCGGTCCGCTGGCGGTCTGGACGGCGGACGGCGAGCCGGTGCCCGTCCCCGGCGCGAAGGTCCGCGCGCTGCTCGCCCGGCTGTTGGTGGATCCGGGGCGACCGGTCTCCGTGGACCGTCTGGTGGACGACCTCTGGAGCGCGACGGCCCTGCCCGACCACCCCGGCAACGCCCTGCAGGGCAAGGTCTCCCAGCTGCGTCGGGTGTTGGAACGCGCGGGGGGTGCCGGCGGGACGGGGGAAGCCGGGCGTGGCGAACGGGGCGGGCGGGGGCTGGTGGAGTCCGGGCCCGCCGGGTACCGGCTGCGGATCGCCGCCGACGCGGTGGACGCCGGCCGGTTCTCCGCCCTGCTGGCCCGCGCCCGGGCCGCCGCCGACCCGGCCGCACGGGCGGGGCTGCTCTCCGAGGCGCTGGGGATGTGGCGCGGGGAGGCGTTCGCGGACTTCGCCGACGAGCCGTTCGTCCGGGCGGCGGTCACCCGGCTGGAGGAGGAGCGGCTGGCCGCCTGGGAGGAGCAGGCGGCGGCCCGCCTGGAGCTGGGCGAGCACGCGGCGGTGGCCGGCGAGCTGGCGGCGGCGGTGGCCCGGCACCCGCTCCGCGAGCGGCTCCGCGCGGTGCGGATGCGCGCGCTCTACCGCGCCGGACGGCAGACCGAGGCGCTGGACTGCTACGAGGAGGTGCGCCGGCTGCTCGCCGACGAGCTCGGGCTGGAGCCGGGCGCCGAACTCGTGGCCCTGCACCGGGCGATCCTCCGCCAGGATCCCGCCCTGGACGCCCCGGCGGCCCCACCGGCCCCACCGGCCCTGACAGCCTCACCGGCCCCAGCGGCCCCGGTCCCGATCACCGCACCGGCCCCACCTGTCCCCAAGCCAACCGCCCCGGCGGCCCCGGCGCCGGCCGCGCGCCCGCGCCCCCGCGGCAACCTGCCCGCGCCGGTCGCCGGCCTGGTCGGCCGGGAGACGGCGCTGGCCGAGGTGCGGGAGCTGCTGCGCGCCTCCCGCCTGGTGACGCTGAGCGGTCCGGGCGGGGTGGGCAAGACCCGGCTGGCGCTGGAGGTGGCCCGGGCTGCGGCCGAGGCGTTCCCCGAGGGCGTCTGGCTGACCGAGCTGGCGCCGCTGGAGGCCACGCGCCGGCCGGAGGCGGTGGGCGCGGTCGCCGAGGCGGTGATGACGGCGCTGGACATCCGGGAGGACGTCGGCGCCGACGCCCCCGGCGCCGGGCCGCCGACGCCGGCCCGGCCGCCCGTGCCACCGCTGGAACGGCTGACCGCCGCGCTGCGCGACCGCCGGCTGCTCCTCGTCCTGGACAACTGCGAACACCTGGTGGAGGCGGTGGCCGAGCTGGCCGAGGCGCTGCTGCCGCGCGCCGCCGGGCTGACCGTGCTGGCCACCAGTCAGGAGCCGCTGGGGCTGAGTGGCGAGCGGGTGTGGCCGGTTCCGCCGTTGGACCTCCCCGACGCCTCCGCCGCCGGCGACCGGGCGGCCCTGGAGCGGTCGAGCGCCGCCCGGCTGTTCCTGGCCCGCGCGGCGCTGCCCGGCCTCACCCTCGACGCGGCGGGCGCCGAGGCCGTCGCCGCGCTGTGCCGGCGGCTGGACGGCATCCCGCTCGCCCTGGAGCTGGCCGCCTCCCGGGTGCGCACGCTCGGGGTGCACGGGCTGCTGGCCCGGCTGGACGACCGCTTCGCCCTGCTGGCCGGCGGGTTCCGCGACGCGCCCGCCCGGCAGCGGACGCTGCGCGCCACCATCGACTGGAGCTGGGGGCTGCTGTCGCCCGCCGAGCGCGTCGTGCTGCGCCGGCTGGCGGTGCACGCCGAGGGCTGCGCGCCGGAGGCGGCCGAGGCGACCTGCGCGGGCGACGGGGTGCGCCCCGCCGAGGTGCTCGACCTGCTCTCCCGCCTGGTCGACCGGTCGCTGGTGGTGCTGTCCGACCGGGCGAGCGGGCCGCGCTACCGGCTGCTGGAGTCCGTCCGGGACTACTGCCTCGAACGGCTGCGGGAGGCCGGGGAGCTCACGGCCGTACGGGAGCGCCACAGCCGGCACTACGCGGTGCTGGCGGAGCGGGCCGCCCGGCTGCTGCGCGGCCCGGGGCAGCGGGAGTGGCTGGAGCGGCTGGACGCCGAGGGCGCCAACCTGCGCCGCGCGTTGGACTTCGCGGTGCGGCGGGCGTCGGAGGCGGAGGCGGACACCGGGTCGCACGGCGCGCCCTGCGGCCCGCGGGCGGCGCGGCGGGCGCTGCGCATGGTGAACGCGCTGGCCTGGTACTGGATGCTGCGCGGCCGACTGGCCGAGGCACACCGCTCGCTGAGCGCGGCGCTGGACGCGGCGCGGATCGCGGCGGAGGACGAGGCGGAGCGCGCGGCGGAGGAGGAGGCCCTGGCCATGGCGTGGCAGGCCGGCATCGCGCTGATGCGGGGGGACGCCGAGGCTGGCGGTGCGGAGCGGATCCGCGCGGCGCTGGCGGCGTACGACGGCGTCGACGACCCGCCGGGTCGCGCCACCGCGCTGTGGATCCTCGGGTCGGCGCAGATGGGGGCGGGGGACGTGGCGACCGGGGAGCGCCTGGTCGACCAGGCCATGGCGGCCTTCCGGGCCCTGGGCGACGACTGGGGCACGGCCGCCTCGGCGAGCATCCGGGCCAGGCACGCGCTGGCCCACGGGGACCTCGCGGCGGTCCGCCGGGAGGGGGAGCTGAGCGCGCGGCTGTTCGCCCGGATCGGCGACGACTGGGGGCGCCTGCAGGCCGTGTTCCCGTTGGCGTCGCTGGCCGAGATCACCGGCGACTACCGGCGGGCCACCCGGCTGCACCAGGACGGGCTGGCCATCGCCGAGCGGCTCGGGCTGTGGACGGAGGCGTCCAAGCGGCTGTCGGGTCTGGGGCGGCTGGCCCTGCTGGACGGCGACCCGGCGCGGGCCGAGGAGTACCACCGGCGGGCCCGGAAGCTGGCCGGGGAGCAGAACTTCCGTCCCGGGGAGGTGAACGCGGAGATCGGCCTGGCGCTCGGGGCGCGCCGGGCGGGCCGGCTGGACGAGGCCGCGGCGCGGATGCGCGACCTGCTCGACTGGTTCCGCGAGGTGGACTACGGCCCCGGCACCACGCTGGCGCTGGCCGAACTGGGCTTCCTGGCGGAGCTGCGTGGCGACGCGGCGGCGGCCCGGGCGCTGCACCTGGAGGGGTTCGCCGTGGCGCGGCGGCTGGGTGACCCGCGGGCGCTGGCCCTGGCGCTGGAGGGGCTGGCCGGTGCCGAGGTCGCTGCCGGGCGTCACGGGGGCGCGGCGGTGCTGCTGGGGGCGGCCACGGCGGCGCGGGAGTCCGTCGGTGCGCCGCTGCCCGCGGCCGAGCGCGGGGACGTCGACCGGATCGGCGCCGCGGCGCGGGCGGCGCTGGGGGAGGCCGACTTCGCCGGGAACCTGGCCCGCGGCGCGGAGTTGACGCCGGAGCGGGCCGTGGGGGTGGTGTCGGCCGCCGTGCCGGACGCGCCGGGGGCGGTGGTCGGGCCGGACGGGTGGTGA
- a CDS encoding NAD(P)-dependent oxidoreductase: MSATSTTTDTAGTTGKPAVAVIGLGNLGQVLAERFLGHGHPTTVWNRSPAKADALVARGATRAGTAAEAVAGAELVVVALLDHDAARDVLASAGDALAGRSLLNVTTGTPGPTRELAAWVRDWGAEYLDGAVYAVPQTIGTAEAFVLYSGSRTAFETHRAALDLLGTSTFVGTEPELASVYDIALLSGMYGMFSGFFQAVALGDTAGIGAGRITELLVPWLNATAAALPEFAASIDSGDYATETSNMDINAVGLANILRATEAQGVPTDLLTPLQALFDRQIEEGHGAASLARTIESLRKPRA; the protein is encoded by the coding sequence ATGAGCGCCACCAGCACCACCACCGACACCGCCGGCACCACGGGCAAGCCGGCCGTCGCCGTCATCGGCCTCGGCAACCTGGGGCAGGTCCTCGCCGAGAGGTTCCTCGGCCACGGGCACCCGACGACGGTGTGGAACCGCTCGCCCGCCAAGGCCGACGCCCTGGTGGCCCGGGGCGCGACCCGGGCCGGCACGGCCGCCGAGGCCGTGGCGGGCGCCGAACTGGTCGTCGTCGCCCTGCTGGACCACGACGCCGCGCGCGACGTCCTCGCCTCGGCGGGCGACGCGCTGGCGGGACGTTCCCTGCTCAACGTCACCACCGGCACCCCCGGGCCGACCCGCGAGCTGGCGGCGTGGGTCCGCGACTGGGGCGCGGAGTACCTGGACGGCGCCGTCTACGCGGTGCCGCAGACCATCGGGACGGCCGAGGCGTTCGTCCTCTACAGCGGTTCCCGGACCGCCTTCGAGACGCACCGGGCCGCGCTGGACCTCCTCGGCACCAGCACGTTCGTCGGCACGGAGCCGGAGCTGGCGTCCGTGTACGACATCGCGCTGCTCAGCGGCATGTACGGGATGTTCTCCGGGTTCTTCCAGGCCGTCGCGCTGGGCGACACGGCCGGCATCGGCGCCGGGCGGATCACCGAGCTGCTGGTGCCCTGGCTGAACGCGACCGCCGCCGCCCTGCCGGAGTTCGCCGCGAGCATCGACTCCGGGGACTACGCCACCGAGACGTCCAACATGGACATCAACGCGGTGGGGCTGGCCAACATCCTGCGCGCCACCGAGGCCCAGGGCGTGCCGACCGACCTGCTGACGCCGCTCCAGGCGCTGTTCGACCGGCAGATCGAGGAGGGCCACGGCGCCGCCAGCCTGGCCCGGACCATCGAGTCGCTGCGGAAGCCCAGGGCCTGA
- a CDS encoding rhamnogalacturonan lyase: MTPHGPHGRRSAHRAGPPRWSKALLLPPLLAGLLVTGGTTAQAGVLTGNGNGNGNGRAVQLEDLDRGLVAVATDQGTFLSWRLLGSEVTGQGEQGVTGADFHVYRDGRRIATVTDSTNYLDTAGSPDARYSVAAVVRGRVTDRSDTVTPWADGYHELPLRKPADGVTPAGEKYTYSVNDMSVGDVDGDGAYEYVVKWDPSNSKDVSQIGYTGNVYIDTYRFDGTLLNRIDLGVNVRAGAHYTQFLVYDFDGDGRSETMLKTAPGTKVTRYDEDGDVVSERYITMPRADQRAGYSHQDDYRLSREEYYEHVVRMFLGWHEHPEVVAGNWPATLEAAFGIEQRHAYPLTHAAAEDLADHFMDVYAPSRSARNNLRAFEGFILDGPEYLTVFDGASGRELETIHYKPGRHDDGLMWGDYAMARIEPGNRVDRFLATVAYLDGRRPSAVFARGYYTRATLVAYRWDGERLREDWYVDSGWTPMANPFNAGPHGTDGTDPEFGTLTTQGFHSLSSADVDADGKQEIVYGSATIDHDGSLLYSSFDEAPAGSGGPATPARLGHGDAMHVTDIDPQRPGMEIFTVHEGGASAPYGSALRDAATGEVLYGTYTGVDTGRGMVGDIDPTQPGLETWANTNVGLWTADGRRLGATTPGTNMSIRWAGDMTTQIVNGASGATPSIDDWRRGRLLTADGTLTNNGTKGNPSLVADVLGDWREELLVRTADSTAVRVYLSTELTEHKLYTLMHDAQYRAEVARQQTTYNQPSYPSFYLGSDMDWAQVPVPHYRTARD; this comes from the coding sequence ATGACACCCCACGGGCCCCACGGGCGACGCTCGGCCCACCGCGCCGGGCCGCCGCGATGGTCGAAGGCGCTGCTGCTGCCGCCGCTGCTGGCCGGTCTGCTGGTCACCGGCGGCACCACGGCGCAGGCCGGCGTGCTCACCGGCAACGGCAACGGCAACGGCAACGGGCGCGCCGTCCAGCTGGAGGACCTCGACCGCGGCCTGGTCGCCGTCGCCACCGACCAGGGCACCTTCCTCAGCTGGCGGCTGCTCGGCTCGGAGGTCACCGGCCAGGGCGAACAGGGCGTGACCGGGGCGGACTTCCACGTCTACCGCGACGGCAGGCGGATCGCCACCGTCACCGACTCCACGAACTACCTGGACACCGCCGGCTCGCCCGACGCGCGGTACAGCGTCGCCGCCGTCGTCCGCGGCCGGGTGACCGACCGCAGCGACACCGTGACGCCCTGGGCGGACGGCTACCACGAGCTGCCGCTGCGCAAGCCGGCGGACGGCGTCACCCCGGCGGGGGAGAAGTACACCTACTCGGTCAACGACATGAGCGTCGGCGACGTGGACGGCGACGGCGCCTACGAGTACGTCGTCAAGTGGGACCCGTCCAACTCCAAGGACGTCTCCCAGATCGGCTACACCGGCAACGTCTACATCGACACCTACCGGTTCGACGGCACCCTGCTGAACCGCATCGACCTGGGCGTGAACGTCCGCGCCGGCGCGCACTACACGCAGTTCCTGGTCTACGACTTCGACGGCGACGGCCGCTCGGAGACGATGCTCAAGACGGCCCCCGGCACCAAGGTCACCCGCTACGACGAGGACGGCGACGTCGTCTCCGAGCGGTACATCACCATGCCGCGGGCGGACCAGCGGGCCGGCTACTCCCACCAGGACGACTACCGGCTGAGCCGCGAGGAGTACTACGAGCACGTCGTCCGGATGTTCCTGGGCTGGCACGAGCACCCGGAGGTCGTCGCCGGGAACTGGCCCGCCACGCTGGAGGCCGCGTTCGGCATCGAGCAGCGCCACGCGTACCCGCTGACCCACGCGGCCGCCGAGGACCTCGCCGACCACTTCATGGACGTCTACGCCCCGAGCCGCAGCGCCCGCAACAACCTGCGGGCCTTCGAGGGCTTCATCCTGGACGGGCCCGAGTACCTCACCGTGTTCGACGGCGCCAGCGGCCGGGAGCTGGAGACCATCCACTACAAGCCCGGGCGCCACGACGACGGGCTGATGTGGGGCGACTACGCGATGGCCCGCATCGAGCCGGGCAACCGCGTCGACCGCTTCCTGGCCACCGTGGCCTACCTGGACGGCAGGCGCCCCTCCGCCGTGTTCGCCCGCGGCTACTACACCCGCGCCACGCTGGTCGCCTACCGCTGGGACGGCGAGCGGCTGCGCGAGGACTGGTACGTGGACAGCGGCTGGACCCCGATGGCCAACCCGTTCAACGCCGGCCCGCACGGCACCGACGGCACCGACCCGGAGTTCGGCACGCTCACCACGCAGGGCTTCCACTCCCTCAGCTCCGCCGACGTCGACGCCGACGGCAAGCAGGAGATCGTCTACGGCTCGGCCACCATCGACCACGACGGCAGCCTGCTGTACAGCTCCTTCGACGAGGCGCCGGCGGGCAGCGGCGGCCCGGCCACGCCCGCCCGGCTCGGCCACGGCGACGCGATGCACGTGACCGACATCGACCCGCAGCGGCCCGGCATGGAGATCTTCACCGTGCACGAGGGCGGGGCGTCCGCGCCGTACGGCAGCGCGCTGCGCGACGCCGCGACCGGCGAGGTGCTCTACGGCACCTACACCGGCGTGGACACCGGGCGCGGCATGGTGGGCGACATCGACCCGACCCAGCCCGGCCTGGAGACCTGGGCCAACACCAACGTGGGCCTGTGGACCGCCGACGGCCGCCGGCTCGGCGCCACCACGCCCGGCACCAACATGAGCATCCGGTGGGCCGGCGACATGACCACGCAGATCGTGAACGGCGCCAGCGGCGCCACGCCGTCCATCGACGACTGGCGGCGCGGCCGGCTGCTCACCGCGGACGGCACGCTGACCAACAACGGCACCAAGGGCAACCCCTCGCTGGTCGCGGACGTCCTCGGCGACTGGCGCGAGGAACTGCTGGTGCGCACCGCGGACAGCACGGCGGTGCGGGTGTACCTGAGCACCGAGCTGACCGAGCACAAGCTGTACACCCTGATGCACGACGCGCAGTACCGCGCCGAGGTGGCCCGGCAGCAGACGACCTACAACCAGCCCTCGTACCCGAGCTTCTACCTGGGCTCGGACATGGACTGGGCGCAGGTGCCCGTGCCGCACTACCGGACGGCGCGGGACTGA
- a CDS encoding nitroreductase/quinone reductase family protein, whose protein sequence is MSNPYNLRVIAEFRAGGGVVGGDFTGTRLLLLTTRGARTGLTRTTPLVYLPDGDRLVVFALNGGAPVAPAWYHNLLAHPEDVVVEVGAETFPARFAEIVDEAEYEELWRRQIEIEPKFAGFRERAGRRVPLVALGRADRAEA, encoded by the coding sequence GTGAGCAACCCCTACAACCTGCGGGTGATCGCCGAGTTCCGGGCGGGCGGCGGGGTCGTCGGCGGGGACTTCACCGGCACCCGGCTGCTGCTGCTCACCACCCGGGGCGCCCGCACCGGCCTGACCCGCACCACGCCGCTGGTGTACCTGCCGGACGGCGACCGCCTGGTGGTCTTCGCGCTCAACGGCGGCGCCCCGGTGGCCCCCGCCTGGTACCACAACCTCCTCGCCCATCCGGAGGACGTGGTGGTGGAGGTCGGGGCGGAGACCTTCCCGGCCCGGTTCGCGGAGATCGTCGACGAGGCGGAGTACGAGGAGCTGTGGCGGCGCCAGATCGAGATCGAGCCCAAGTTCGCCGGCTTCCGGGAACGGGCCGGCCGCCGGGTTCCGCTGGTCGCGCTCGGCCGGGCGGACCGCGCGGAGGCCTGA
- a CDS encoding aldo/keto reductase, which yields MTNTAVNTHTTANTTTGTTDAAATPDTATGDRLLIGGDLPVRRIGFGAMRLADGPGAPTGAQAPVWTAPADRAAAVALLRRAVEAGVDLIDTADAYALGANEELVAEALSPYRDGVVVATKVGVVRSGPTEWVPLGHPAYLRQQAELSLRRLRVDRIDLLHLHRIDPAYPLEDQIGALRQLQEEGKVRHIGLSEVTVEQIREASRIAPIASVQNLYNLATRDHEEVVDHTAERGIAFLPFFPIAMGAHAAPDGPLAAVARELGATPAQTALAWLLRRSPTMLPIPGTTSAAHLVENVAAARLALTEEQFARIAAVSS from the coding sequence ATGACGAACACAGCGGTGAACACGCACACGACGGCGAACACGACGACGGGCACCACCGACGCGGCGGCCACTCCGGACACGGCCACCGGCGACCGCCTCCTGATCGGCGGGGACCTCCCGGTGCGGCGCATCGGGTTCGGGGCGATGCGGCTGGCCGACGGCCCCGGCGCCCCCACCGGGGCGCAGGCGCCGGTCTGGACGGCTCCGGCCGACCGCGCGGCGGCGGTGGCGCTGCTGCGTCGGGCGGTCGAGGCGGGCGTGGACCTGATCGACACGGCCGACGCCTACGCGCTCGGCGCCAACGAGGAACTGGTCGCCGAGGCGCTGAGCCCGTACCGGGACGGCGTCGTCGTCGCCACCAAGGTGGGCGTGGTGCGCTCCGGCCCCACCGAGTGGGTGCCGCTCGGCCACCCCGCGTACCTGCGCCAGCAGGCGGAGCTGAGCCTGCGCAGGCTGCGGGTCGACCGCATCGACCTCCTCCACCTGCACCGGATCGATCCCGCCTATCCGCTGGAGGACCAGATCGGGGCGCTGCGGCAGCTCCAGGAGGAGGGGAAGGTGCGGCACATCGGGCTGTCGGAGGTCACCGTGGAGCAGATCCGCGAGGCGTCCCGGATCGCCCCGATCGCCAGCGTGCAGAACCTGTACAACCTGGCCACCCGTGACCACGAGGAGGTGGTGGACCACACGGCCGAGCGGGGCATCGCCTTCCTCCCGTTCTTCCCGATCGCCATGGGCGCCCACGCCGCGCCGGACGGTCCGCTCGCGGCCGTGGCCCGCGAACTCGGGGCCACCCCGGCCCAGACGGCGCTCGCCTGGCTGCTGCGCCGCTCCCCCACCATGCTGCCGATCCCCGGCACCACCTCGGCGGCGCACCTGGTGGAGAACGTCGCGGCGGCACGCCTGGCCCTGACCGAGGAGCAGTTCGCCCGGATCGCGGCGGTGTCCTCGTGA
- a CDS encoding MerR family transcriptional regulator yields the protein MKIGELSRATGVSVRLLRYYEEQELLSSHRTPGGHRTYAADAPQVVHRIRVLLDAGLPTRVIREVLPCVHGDGVRVDACMADHLRDQLRGIDQRIAELRDTRSSLAAILATTERLTERPATERAGLTPTA from the coding sequence GTGAAGATCGGAGAGCTGTCCCGCGCGACCGGTGTGAGCGTCCGGCTGCTGCGCTACTACGAGGAGCAGGAGCTGCTGTCCTCCCACCGCACCCCGGGCGGGCACCGCACCTACGCCGCCGACGCCCCGCAGGTCGTCCACCGGATCCGGGTCCTCCTCGACGCCGGGCTGCCCACCCGGGTGATCCGCGAGGTGCTGCCGTGCGTGCACGGGGACGGCGTGCGGGTGGACGCCTGCATGGCCGACCACCTGCGCGACCAGCTGCGCGGCATCGACCAGCGCATCGCCGAGCTCCGGGACACCCGCAGCTCCCTCGCGGCCATCCTGGCCACCACCGAGCGCCTCACCGAACGTCCCGCCACCGAACGCGCCGGCCTCACCCCCACGGCCTGA
- a CDS encoding VOC family protein, with product MVVRAEGTPCWADAMFTDVEGAKSFYGAVLGWTFGESATEYGDYTEAYADGGAVAAVVPPMPGQEGHSAWCLYLACADVSAAAERIRAHGGELLMEPMRVGDFGSMLLAREPSGVVFGLWQAGTHEGFEKVGEPGSYCWAEVYTRDPERADAFFTSVFGYDAKRMQDDAIDFKVYTLGPDTALGRMGMTDEFPPEVPPHILVYFAVPDCDAAVAKATERGGTLRFGPMDSPFGRFATLTDAQGAAFAVIDTTTTKGEVPTIGDAG from the coding sequence ATGGTGGTGCGAGCCGAGGGCACGCCGTGCTGGGCCGATGCCATGTTCACCGACGTCGAGGGGGCGAAGAGCTTCTACGGCGCCGTGCTGGGCTGGACCTTCGGCGAGAGCGCGACGGAGTACGGCGACTACACGGAGGCGTACGCGGACGGCGGGGCCGTGGCGGCCGTCGTCCCGCCGATGCCGGGCCAGGAGGGCCACTCCGCCTGGTGCCTGTACCTGGCCTGCGCGGACGTCTCCGCCGCCGCGGAACGCATCCGCGCGCACGGCGGCGAGCTGCTGATGGAGCCGATGCGGGTCGGCGACTTCGGCTCGATGCTGCTCGCCCGGGAACCCAGCGGTGTCGTCTTCGGCCTCTGGCAGGCCGGCACCCACGAGGGCTTCGAGAAGGTCGGCGAGCCCGGCTCCTACTGCTGGGCCGAGGTGTACACCCGCGACCCGGAGCGGGCGGACGCCTTCTTCACCTCCGTCTTCGGCTACGACGCCAAGCGGATGCAGGACGACGCCATCGACTTCAAGGTCTACACCCTCGGACCGGACACCGCCCTGGGCCGGATGGGGATGACCGACGAGTTCCCCCCGGAGGTCCCGCCGCACATCCTGGTGTACTTCGCCGTGCCGGACTGCGACGCGGCGGTGGCCAAGGCCACCGAGCGCGGCGGGACGCTCCGCTTCGGCCCGATGGACAGCCCCTTCGGCCGCTTCGCCACACTCACCGACGCGCAGGGCGCCGCCTTCGCCGTGATCGACACCACGACCACCAAGGGCGAGGTGCCGACCATCGGCGACGCGGGCTGA
- a CDS encoding carboxymuconolactone decarboxylase family protein, protein MDFATVAPKVFRAVLALDSAAREGLDPVLVELVQIRASQINRCAYCIDYHTGDARTAGETEDRIYQLSAWEESSLYTARERAALALTEAVTRLPEGVPDDVYQEAARHFAEPELAQLIALVFTVNAWNRMNVTTRKTPGTR, encoded by the coding sequence ATGGACTTCGCCACCGTCGCCCCCAAGGTCTTCCGGGCCGTGCTCGCCCTGGACTCCGCCGCCCGCGAGGGCCTGGACCCGGTCCTGGTCGAGCTCGTGCAGATCCGCGCCTCGCAGATCAACCGGTGCGCCTACTGCATCGACTACCACACCGGCGACGCCCGCACGGCGGGCGAGACCGAGGACCGGATCTACCAGCTGAGCGCCTGGGAGGAGTCCAGCCTCTACACCGCCAGGGAGCGGGCCGCCCTCGCCCTGACCGAGGCCGTCACCCGGCTGCCGGAGGGCGTGCCGGACGACGTCTACCAGGAGGCGGCGCGGCACTTCGCCGAACCGGAGCTGGCGCAGCTGATCGCGCTGGTCTTCACCGTCAACGCCTGGAACCGGATGAACGTCACCACCCGCAAGACCCCCGGAACGCGGTGA